A stretch of DNA from Methanogenium sp. S4BF:
AGCAGCAGAAGAGGTTGCTGCCGATGCCCGTGATCTGATAGAGGCCTCCCTTCAGATGGACCTGCATAATGCCTATACTGCCCTTTCTGAAGCAAAGTATCTCCTCAGTGTTGGAAGGACGACACTGACTGACTCGGTCACTCAGGATTTTTTTCAGAATACAGAGGGAATGATCTCAGCGATTGAGCCGGCGATAGCAGAGTACAGGGGTGCCGGCGGTGCTGATAAACAGGGAGTCCTTGTCGTCCTCTCCTACCGGGACAATGCTGAAATGCTCCTAATACTTGCCCATGATCGTGATTCTGCCGGAGATGATGAGGGTGCACAGCGGTATGCAGAGGATGCGTATGCGAAGGCCGGTGATGCGATGGCATACCTTGCGGGCATGTACACCGAAGCAGGGCTGACAATGGGAGGGTACACGCCTGGTGCAGGAACCCCTCCGCCTTCTTCGGAAGTGTCTGCCACGACTCCTGCTCAGGTGATATCACTGCCTTATGCCATGGATCCGGGAGTGGATGAAAGTGTGGGGGATATTGACATCGAAGGAACCCTGACATTTTTCCAGGTAGTCCTTGACGGAATCCTGGGAATGGCTGAATTTGTCCGGAATGTCATGGACGCATTCTCTGAGATTGGGAATTAATCATACCTGACAATTTTACCGGTTACTCTCTTTTTTCAACCCTTCTGCGAGGGCCATGATGTCCCATGCAAGTGATTCACGCCTGGTGCGTGAATCCATCCGTGTGTCAACGTGGAGGGCATTATCAAAGGGCAGGGGGTCACGGGTATCCATCAGATACAAATCGGTGAACTGATCGTAAACCGGGCATTCAGCCCTGCTTTCCGGAGCGTATGTCTTTGCCCCACGTGTCCTACTTCGTTCACCGGTAAACGGGACAAAGGAGATTACGGGAACGTTCCCGAGTGTTTCCGGTATTCCTGCACACATCAGTACTGGCATGATGCCTGTGACCGGCCTTCCGGGACCGATGATCACGATGTCACTGTTTCGGATTGCTTCAATGGATTCCATGGATGCGTGAGGTGTCGTGCCTGACGGAGCATGGACAGCACATGCATGCGTGTCGTCATCATATGTGGTCCTGTACCGGGCAAGCGAAATCCGCCCGGACGGGGTGGTGACAGACCACTCCCCTATATCATCGGTGGTGGGCAGTATCTGTGCCATAATACCATGAGCGTGGGTGATGGAGTTTGTCGCATCTGTCAGGCGTTCTTCTTTCAGCCTCTGCGCGCGGTAAATATGCAGGGCACGCTCCTGGTCTCCCACGGCTCGTGATTCTTCTGTGCCGAGTCGTCTGAGGGCACGGTGTGTTGTGCAGGTATCGCCCTGAATGCCATGCCATGTTCTGGTGTTAAGGATGCCTGCAAAGAGAAATATCAGGGTGTCAAGATCGGGAATGGAACACCCGCATGGCGACTCTTGTGCATATGCGGGTGTTGCAATGACCGTAATTTCTGAATCATCCATGAATGAACGAAACCCTGCGATGAGGCGGGCTGATTCGCTTCCGCCTGAGATGAAGGTGATCATGCTTCTTCCGTATCCTCCCCTGCCTTTGGTGACGACGGGTCTCTCAGAAGGGAATATCTCTCATCGAAATCACCAACAACATAGAGTGAATAGGTGCGCAAAAACGTCACGAATGGCACACTTGCCATCAGTCCGCAGAAGGTTACTACGGCAAAATATAGCGCAAAAAGAAGGGCTATGGCAGGAAGGGAGATGTTTTGGGGCCCGCCTGCCGCGATAAGGATCCCCATCAGGGGGATGCCTGCTCCAATTCCCACTCCAATCATCACAACGGAGAGGATGATGCTGACACAGACGGAGAGGATGAGTTTCATGACCGTATACAGTGCCGCCTCCGTTTTTTCCGCACTGAAAAGATGCAGGCATCGGCGCCATCCTTCAATGATGCCGCATCGGTCGACGTTCATGATGGGGACAACAAAATCCGTTGTCAGCATCAGGATAATGAGATAGGGGATCATGAGGATGAGCATCAGTACAATAAATATCAGGATTCTTCCTGCAATTGCCGTATCAGCACTAAGTGTTCCCATAAGCGGAGCAAACAGGAGATATGCGAGAACCAGACAGATGCCAAAAAAGAGACCCGAAAGGATGAAAAGGAACGCGAAGTAATGAATGCCGGGACGGGTACTTTCACGGAAGTATGTCCGTATGTGAATGTCTCCTGCTCCAAGTGCCTTGATAAAGATGAACTGGAATATTCCGTTTAAAAGAAGATAGACTAGGCCGATGCAGAGCAGAACTCCTGCGATGAGCAGCAGGAGAGATAGGAGGGCATCCGTGTTCTGCGGGAACAGAGAACTGATGTACTGACCATCACCGAGTTCTTCCGGAGAGATGGAGCCGGTTGAAAACTGCACTCCTCCGGCTGCCCCCCCGGCAAACAGGGCTATAAGTGCCAGACGAAGCCATATTCCGATGTCAAATGGAATAAGGATGGATTTTGTCATTGCAACGGCCCGGTCAATCTCCCGAAACGCGTAGTGGTCCTGTGTCATGAATCCCTGTGGTCTTTTTGTGTGTCAATGATTTGCTGAATGTTTTCTGCCAGTGCCAGTGCGGCTTCCTTGTCCGTCATGAGGGTATCCAGACGGATGGCCCCCTCTATCGGTTTTGGGTCCCGGATGTCCTGAACAAATACGTCGGTGAACTCCCGGTAGAGATCATAGGTTGACTGCCCGTTTGGTGCCATGTCCCATGCCATCATCAGTTCTGCAGCTGGCCCGCTCACCGGTATGTCACCAATAAACGGACTAATTACTATCACAAACTGATCCTTGAGTGCTTCTTTCACTCCTTCACATTCAAGAATCGGTGAGATGCTGGTGACGGGGTTTGACGGTCCGATAATAACTGCATCGGCATCACGGATTGCCTTTAAGACCTGTTCTGTTGCTATGGGTGTTTCACTGCATCTCCGTATGACTGCGTCTATTGTCACTGCTCCCCTGTGTCCGACCCAGTATTCCTGGAAGTGCATCTCCGTACCATCGCTCTGGATGCAGGTTGTAACTTCAGTGTCGCACATGGGGAGAATGGTCGCATCACACTGGAGACGGGATGAGAGATGCTGTGTCGCCTCTGTGAGTGTAATCCCTGAGCGGAGCATCTCTGCCCGTGCAATGTTGACCGCACGGTCCCTGTCCCCGAGGGTAACCGGTTCGGGACACCCGATTCTCTCAAGAAATTCACTGGTGATGGTGGTGTCATCTTGGATACCCCACCATCTGTCTGTGTCAAGGAGTCCTGCAAAGAGGTACATCACTGTGTCAATGTCTGGTGAAAGGTGACTGCCGGAGAACCACATGTCCTCTGCTGTGTTTACAATGACTGTCATCTCATGGTCTGCAATGAGCGTCCGGTATCCCCGCATCAGTTTGGGGGTGCCTGTCCCGCCGGAGAGGAAAGTTATCATGTGACACAATAGTTTTATCACTAAATATATGTTGATTCTTAACTGAAGACAGAGATGAAGACAATAAAAGACCCTGTACATGGCCATGTCCGTGTATCCGACGAGCTCCTTCCTCTTCTTGATGCTCCCCATGTGCAGCGCCTCCGGTATATCCGCCAACTTGGTTTTTCGCATCTGGTATACCCTGGTGCAAACCATTCACGGTTTGAACACTCTGTCGGGACAATGCATCTGGCAGGAGCTATGGGCCGCGAACTTGAATTTGACGCCGATGAATGCCTTCTCACCGAGGCGGCCGGTCTTCTTCATGATATTGGGCACGGACCGTTTTCACATGCAACAGAACCGTTGCTCACTGAATTCTGTGGAAGAGGGCACGATGATATCGCACCTCTGCTGATTGAGGATCTGGCTCCCGTTCTTTCCGGGGCCGGAGTTGACCCGGAGGAGGTTGCGGCGATGGTAAACGGCACCCATCGGTATGCAGGAATCATCCATGGAGATCTTGATGTTGACCGGATGGACTATCTGATGCGCGATGCGCATTACACAGGTGTCCCGTATGGCACGGTGGATCCTGACCGGCTGATTCACAGCAGTGCGATAAGTGACGAATCCGGCTTGTACCTTAGGGAAAACGGTATAAACTCTGCAGAATCTCTGCTTCTTGCGCGAACACTGATGCGTCCCTCTGTCTATTTTCATCATGTGTCACGGATTGCAGAATCGATGATCCTCATTGCAAGTCTCTCGCATGCCTCCGCACCGGGAGGGGATGCCTACGATGAACTGATGCGGATGAATGATTTCTCGTTTATCGCTGCACTACTCTCATCGCCTTCAGAAGCGGCTGTCAGCCTGACACAGCGCGTTCTTGACCGCCGGCTCTATAAACGTGCTCTCTATGTGGGTCAGGATCAGGTGAATGCAGAGGAATACCGACAGGGAATCACGGTCATCCGGTCAAGGGTAATTGCAGAGGAGATTGCTGCTGAGGCAGGGGTTGATGAGATGTCCGTTCTTGTGGATATCCCTGCCTTTCCCTCAGAGATGCGGATGGGGGTTCTGGTCAGAAACCATTATGATCTGACATCTCTTGAAGAGCTCTCCCCCCTCCTGACTGCTCTCAACAAAGCACGAAGAAGTCAGTGGCGTCTGGGGATTTATACCATACCAGGTCAGCAGAATGCCGTCGCGGATGCAGCAGGCAGGGTATTATCGATCAAAAAGCCAACTAAACAGGACAGACTAATTCTATAGAGACAGGCCGGTAAAGATATGAAGAAACGATTTGTTGTGGCAGTTACCGGTGCAAGCGGTATGGTGTATGCACGGCGCCTTCTGGAAGTGCTCCAGGACAAAGCAGAAGTGCATCTCATCATATCGGATATTGCACTGCGTATCGCTGAATATGAAGGGGTGGATTTCTCCGGGTTTGATGTTGTCTATGCAGATAATGACAATATGTTCGCCGATCTTGCGAGCGGGTCATTCCGGTATGACGGCATGGTCATCATTCCGTGCAGTATGAAGACGCTTGCTGCTATTGCTTCAGGATTTTCGGATAATCTTATTACACGAACGGCAGATGTCTGCCTGAAAGAGAGAAGAACGTGTATTCTGATGCCCCGTGAGATGCCCCTTTCCCGGATTCACCTGAAGAATATGCTCTGCCTTGATGAAGCAGGAGCCACAATCATGGTTATCAGCCCGGCATTTTACACACGGCCGCAATCAATCGAGGACCTTGTCGATATGGTGGTGGCCCGTGTCCTTGATCATATGAATGTCGACCATACCCTCAGTACACGATGGAAAGGTGAATATTAATGCGAACGTTTATCGAAAAAATGCGCGGGGAAGGACGGGTCATCGATATTGAAGAGCCCTGTTCAACCGTCTTTGAAGCCCCGAAACTGGCCAGTGAAACCGACGATCTCCTCTTCTTCCATAAGCTGGACGGCAACAGAAAGGGTGTAATGAATGTGACGGCATCGCGTGCCTCCCTCTCCTGCGCCCTTGGGATTCCTGAACATGATATTGTGCCCCGCCTGGCAGCCACCGGGCAGAATGGAATGATTACGGAAGGGAAACGCCTGAATATGAGTGTACCGGATCTGAACAGTCTTCCGGTGATGAAACATTTCCCTCTTGATGCGGGAAGATATCTGACATCAGCGATCGTCTTTTCACAATATGGCGGGGTTGAAAATGCATCCATCCACCGGATGCAGGTCCTTGATGAGAAGCGGCTTGCGGCCCGGCTCGTAGAAGGGAGGCATACACATTCCCTTCTCCAGGATGCCCTTTCCGATGGAGAACGCCTGCCGGTTGCCATAACAATCGGTACTCATCCGGCAGTGACGTTTGCCTCCTGCACCCGCGTACCGCAGGGAAAAGAGATGCAGTATGCTGCTGAGCTGCTTGGCGGTGAGATCGAGTTAAACACCTGTTCACATGGTGTGCGGGTCCCGGATGCAGAGATCGTGCTGGAAGGGTATATTGGAAGTGAGACCACCGAGGAAGGTCCTTTCGTGGATATTACCGGGACCTATGATCCGGTTCGACAGGGTCCG
This window harbors:
- a CDS encoding 2-phospho-L-lactate transferase CofD family protein, coding for MITFISGGSESARLIAGFRSFMDDSEITVIATPAYAQESPCGCSIPDLDTLIFLFAGILNTRTWHGIQGDTCTTHRALRRLGTEESRAVGDQERALHIYRAQRLKEERLTDATNSITHAHGIMAQILPTTDDIGEWSVTTPSGRISLARYRTTYDDDTHACAVHAPSGTTPHASMESIEAIRNSDIVIIGPGRPVTGIMPVLMCAGIPETLGNVPVISFVPFTGERSRTRGAKTYAPESRAECPVYDQFTDLYLMDTRDPLPFDNALHVDTRMDSRTRRESLAWDIMALAEGLKKESNR
- the cofD gene encoding 2-phospho-L-lactate transferase, coding for MITFLSGGTGTPKLMRGYRTLIADHEMTVIVNTAEDMWFSGSHLSPDIDTVMYLFAGLLDTDRWWGIQDDTTITSEFLERIGCPEPVTLGDRDRAVNIARAEMLRSGITLTEATQHLSSRLQCDATILPMCDTEVTTCIQSDGTEMHFQEYWVGHRGAVTIDAVIRRCSETPIATEQVLKAIRDADAVIIGPSNPVTSISPILECEGVKEALKDQFVIVISPFIGDIPVSGPAAELMMAWDMAPNGQSTYDLYREFTDVFVQDIRDPKPIEGAIRLDTLMTDKEAALALAENIQQIIDTQKDHRDS
- a CDS encoding HD domain-containing protein, which encodes MKTIKDPVHGHVRVSDELLPLLDAPHVQRLRYIRQLGFSHLVYPGANHSRFEHSVGTMHLAGAMGRELEFDADECLLTEAAGLLHDIGHGPFSHATEPLLTEFCGRGHDDIAPLLIEDLAPVLSGAGVDPEEVAAMVNGTHRYAGIIHGDLDVDRMDYLMRDAHYTGVPYGTVDPDRLIHSSAISDESGLYLRENGINSAESLLLARTLMRPSVYFHHVSRIAESMILIASLSHASAPGGDAYDELMRMNDFSFIAALLSSPSEAAVSLTQRVLDRRLYKRALYVGQDQVNAEEYRQGITVIRSRVIAEEIAAEAGVDEMSVLVDIPAFPSEMRMGVLVRNHYDLTSLEELSPLLTALNKARRSQWRLGIYTIPGQQNAVADAAGRVLSIKKPTKQDRLIL
- a CDS encoding UbiX family flavin prenyltransferase, with protein sequence MKKRFVVAVTGASGMVYARRLLEVLQDKAEVHLIISDIALRIAEYEGVDFSGFDVVYADNDNMFADLASGSFRYDGMVIIPCSMKTLAAIASGFSDNLITRTADVCLKERRTCILMPREMPLSRIHLKNMLCLDEAGATIMVISPAFYTRPQSIEDLVDMVVARVLDHMNVDHTLSTRWKGEY
- a CDS encoding UbiD family decarboxylase, coding for MRTFIEKMRGEGRVIDIEEPCSTVFEAPKLASETDDLLFFHKLDGNRKGVMNVTASRASLSCALGIPEHDIVPRLAATGQNGMITEGKRLNMSVPDLNSLPVMKHFPLDAGRYLTSAIVFSQYGGVENASIHRMQVLDEKRLAARLVEGRHTHSLLQDALSDGERLPVAITIGTHPAVTFASCTRVPQGKEMQYAAELLGGEIELNTCSHGVRVPDAEIVLEGYIGSETTEEGPFVDITGTYDPVRQGPVIEITGMHMKPDAIYHGILPAGNEHKILMGMPYEPKIFQAVAGVTRVKNVVLTTGGCGYLHGIVQIKKSTQGDAKNAIMAAFAAHTSLKHVVVVDEDINPFRMEDVEYAIATRVRADRDVMIIEGVRGSSLDPCRIGDGTNVKMGIDATMVMGEEEKFIRAEWD